A single region of the Diorhabda sublineata isolate icDioSubl1.1 unplaced genomic scaffold, icDioSubl1.1 Dsub_171, whole genome shotgun sequence genome encodes:
- the LOC130452097 gene encoding histone H2B gives MPPKASGKAAKKAGKAQKNISKADKKKKRRRKESYAIYIYKVLKQVHPDTGISSKAMSIMNSFVNDIFERIAAEASRLAHYNKRSTITSREIQTAVRLLLPGELAKHAVSEGTKAVTKYTSSK, from the coding sequence atgccaccaaaagctagcggaaaggcagcgaaaaaagccggaaaggctcaaaagaatatttcgaaagccgataaaaagaaaaaaaggaggaggaaggaaagttatgctatttacatttacaaagtacttaagcaagttcatcctgacaccggtatatcgagtaaagctatgagtataatgaatagttttgttaatgatatattcgaacgtatcgccgccgaagcatccagattggctcattataataaacgttcaacaattacaagtagagaaattcaaactgcagtgagactattgcttcccggagaattggcaaaacacgcagtcagtgaaggaactaaagcagttaccaaatatactagttctaaataa